One window of the Methylocystis parvus OBBP genome contains the following:
- a CDS encoding ATP-binding protein, with product MLSSISEWIFGVSGLEPHGYCLLWEPWLIWLYAISDGATALAYFFIPVTLIVVGRRRSDLVYRPMLMLFAAFILLCGTTHWLDLLTLWAPLYGLQGVVKAATALASVTTAAALWWMLPEFLALPSVAQLSEANAALLETEERLAHAQKMEAIGQLTGGIAHDFNNLLQVVVGSLSVIEHQVKLGRGNEIMPAVAAIKRATSNASSLIDRMLAFSRRQTLLPRVIEPDNLIRSMEEMLRRTLGPEIELDMRLGDGRRVVNCDPSQLESAVLNLAINARDAMPNGGALTICTADREIAANPRDPDLAPGAYVEIAVSDSGVGMSQEVLDRVFEPFFTTKSTGRGTGLGLSQLYGFVKQSGGFVKIESAPGEGATVRILLPAHEAPPIREMETETIDIYADSDCPLRLRRTLVVEDQVEVRSQIVACLEEMGGSVREAGDGTEGLRALQSGEIFDLLITDVGLPGLSGAQLAEAARAAYPKLPILIITGYAGKSLETVRMDSNMEILRKPFTLEELVARARGLLHQPATAG from the coding sequence ATGTTGTCTTCGATAAGCGAGTGGATCTTCGGCGTCTCCGGTCTGGAGCCGCATGGATATTGCCTCCTCTGGGAGCCTTGGCTGATCTGGCTTTACGCCATTTCCGACGGCGCGACCGCGCTGGCGTATTTCTTTATTCCGGTAACGCTCATCGTCGTTGGAAGACGGCGCAGCGACCTCGTTTACCGGCCGATGCTGATGCTCTTCGCCGCCTTCATCCTTCTTTGCGGCACGACGCACTGGCTCGATTTGTTGACGCTCTGGGCGCCGCTTTACGGATTGCAAGGCGTCGTCAAGGCGGCGACCGCGCTTGCGTCCGTCACGACCGCCGCGGCGCTCTGGTGGATGCTTCCCGAATTTCTCGCTCTTCCTTCAGTCGCTCAGTTGAGCGAGGCGAACGCCGCGCTGCTCGAAACCGAGGAGCGGTTGGCGCATGCGCAGAAGATGGAGGCGATCGGCCAGTTGACCGGCGGCATCGCGCATGACTTCAACAACCTTCTCCAGGTCGTCGTCGGCTCTCTCAGCGTCATTGAGCATCAAGTCAAGCTCGGCCGCGGGAACGAGATCATGCCCGCGGTCGCAGCGATAAAGAGAGCGACGAGCAACGCCTCCAGCCTGATCGATCGAATGCTGGCCTTCTCCCGCCGGCAGACCCTGCTTCCGCGCGTGATCGAACCCGACAATCTCATACGCAGCATGGAGGAAATGCTGCGAAGAACGCTGGGGCCGGAGATCGAGCTGGATATGAGGCTGGGCGACGGTCGCAGGGTCGTCAATTGCGATCCTTCGCAACTCGAAAGCGCTGTTCTCAATCTGGCGATCAATGCGCGAGACGCCATGCCGAATGGCGGCGCGCTGACAATCTGCACGGCGGACAGAGAGATCGCCGCCAATCCCCGCGATCCCGATCTTGCGCCCGGCGCTTATGTCGAGATCGCCGTCTCCGACAGCGGCGTCGGCATGAGCCAGGAAGTTTTGGATCGCGTTTTCGAGCCGTTCTTCACGACGAAGTCCACCGGACGGGGAACGGGTCTCGGACTGTCGCAGCTATATGGCTTCGTCAAGCAATCAGGCGGCTTCGTGAAGATTGAAAGCGCGCCGGGCGAGGGCGCGACCGTGCGCATACTCCTGCCGGCGCACGAAGCGCCGCCGATTCGGGAGATGGAGACGGAGACCATCGACATATATGCCGACTCCGACTGTCCGTTGCGCCTGCGCAGGACGCTCGTGGTCGAGGATCAGGTCGAGGTTCGTTCGCAGATCGTCGCCTGTCTCGAGGAAATGGGCGGCTCGGTGAGAGAAGCCGGCGACGGGACCGAAGGATTGAGGGCGCTGCAATCAGGCGAAATCTTCGACCTTCTGATCACGGATGTCGGCTTGCCCGGCTTGAGCGGCGCGCAACTCGCGGAAGCGGCCCGCGCGGCCTATCCCAAACTGCCGATCCTGATCATAACCGGCTATGCCGGGAAGTCGCTGGAGACCGTGAGGATGGACTCGAATATGGAGATCCTGCGCAAGCCGTTCACTTTGGAGGAGCTGGTTGCGCGCGCGCGTGGGCTTCTTCATCAGCCGGCGACGGCGGGGTGA